A genomic region of Candidatus Bathyarchaeia archaeon contains the following coding sequences:
- a CDS encoding 30S ribosomal protein S4e, translated as MGRKGGSTTLKRKPAPRIWPIHRKEYLWVVKPTPGPHSLESCLPITLLLRDILGVAKTRKEAKIITAHGKVYVDGRVRRDDKFPTGPMDVVSLPDLDKHFRILPSHKGLILHPISKEEASFKLCRIENKTVVKNGHIQLNLHDGSNVLVKVADPKNPQEDVYSTFDTIKVSLPDRQILEHIKMKENDYVIITGGKNVGKHGKIVEIVEIEKVKGKKRKDAIVTVEDEKGNRYQTVMEFVFAIGETKPLISLPEAQ; from the coding sequence TTGGGTAGGAAAGGCGGCTCAACAACTCTTAAACGTAAGCCAGCGCCTAGAATCTGGCCAATACATAGGAAGGAGTATTTGTGGGTTGTAAAGCCAACTCCTGGTCCCCATTCTCTGGAGAGCTGTCTGCCCATAACCCTGCTCTTACGCGACATTTTAGGTGTTGCAAAAACAAGAAAGGAAGCAAAAATAATAACCGCTCACGGGAAAGTTTACGTTGACGGGAGAGTTAGGCGGGACGACAAGTTTCCAACAGGACCTATGGATGTGGTTTCACTCCCCGATTTGGATAAGCATTTCCGCATATTGCCTTCGCATAAGGGTTTAATTCTGCATCCAATAAGCAAGGAGGAAGCCAGCTTCAAGCTTTGCAGAATAGAGAACAAAACTGTGGTGAAGAATGGGCATATACAGCTGAACCTCCACGACGGTTCAAACGTGCTTGTAAAGGTTGCCGACCCGAAGAATCCTCAAGAGGATGTTTACAGCACCTTTGACACCATTAAGGTCAGCCTACCCGATAGGCAAATTCTGGAGCACATCAAGATGAAGGAGAACGATTATGTTATAATCACTGGTGGGAAAAACGTTGGAAAACATGGCAAGATTGTTGAGATTGTTGAAATTGAGAAGGTTAAGGGTAAAAAGCGCAAAGACGCCATAGTAACAGTGGAGGACGAGAAAGGCAACCGTTACCAAACAGTTATGGAGTTCGTTTTTGCAATAGGCGAAACAAAACCGCTCATATCTTTGCCGGAGGCTCAATAG
- a CDS encoding 50S ribosomal protein L5 translates to MSEDEIRKRWEENPMLKPRIDKVVINISVGKSGEPLEKASKVLKDLTGQTPCKRKAKKTIRDFGIRRGEPMACIVTLRKQKAIEFLKKVLHVVDYKIPKSCFDRFGNFAFGIKEHIEIPGVKYDPEIGIFGMDICVSLSRPGWRVKNRRRGEAKIGSSHVLTPEEAMVFVKDALGVEIV, encoded by the coding sequence ATGTCTGAAGATGAGATCAGAAAAAGGTGGGAGGAAAACCCTATGCTCAAACCGAGGATAGACAAGGTTGTCATCAATATAAGTGTTGGAAAATCCGGAGAGCCTCTTGAAAAAGCCTCAAAAGTGCTGAAGGATTTGACTGGGCAAACACCATGCAAGAGAAAGGCGAAGAAAACCATTAGGGATTTTGGAATAAGAAGGGGTGAACCGATGGCTTGTATTGTAACGCTTAGAAAGCAGAAAGCCATAGAATTTTTGAAAAAAGTCTTACACGTAGTTGATTATAAGATTCCAAAGAGCTGTTTTGATAGGTTTGGTAACTTTGCTTTTGGAATAAAGGAGCATATAGAAATTCCTGGGGTCAAATATGACCCTGAGATAGGGATTTTCGGTATGGACATTTGCGTTTCGCTAAGCCGACCTGGATGGCGTGTTAAAAATAGGCGCAGAGGTGAGGCGAAAATAGGTTCAAGCCACGTCTTAACACCTGAGGAAGCTATGGTTTTTGTTAAGGACGCTTTGGGGGTTGAAATAGTTTAG
- a CDS encoding 30S ribosomal protein S14 has product MYVGKKKPKKERKYGKGARPCVRCGSYGPIIRRYNLYLCRHCFREVAKKLGFQKYE; this is encoded by the coding sequence ATTTATGTGGGTAAAAAGAAGCCTAAAAAGGAAAGAAAATACGGCAAGGGCGCCAGGCCATGTGTAAGATGCGGCTCATATGGGCCTATTATTCGGCGTTATAATTTATATTTGTGTAGGCATTGTTTTAGGGAAGTAGCCAAAAAACTTGGGTTCCAAAAATATGAGTGA
- a CDS encoding 30S ribosomal protein S8: MSDEESMMDVLSNGLTTILNNEMRNKRECVVSPASKLLGKVLRVMQLNGYIGEFEFIDDGRSGKFKVQLLGRINKCGAIRPRFAVKVNEIEDWEKKFLPSREVGLLIISTSRGVLSHREAKEKGIGGRLLAYVY; the protein is encoded by the coding sequence ATGAGTGATGAGGAAAGCATGATGGATGTGCTGTCAAACGGCTTGACAACAATCTTGAACAACGAAATGCGTAACAAACGCGAATGTGTTGTTAGCCCAGCCTCTAAACTTTTAGGCAAGGTTTTAAGGGTTATGCAGTTAAACGGCTACATAGGCGAATTCGAATTCATAGATGATGGGCGCTCCGGGAAGTTTAAAGTCCAACTTTTGGGCAGAATAAACAAGTGTGGTGCCATAAGACCTCGCTTCGCCGTTAAGGTTAACGAGATTGAGGATTGGGAGAAAAAGTTTTTGCCATCAAGAGAGGTGGGACTTTTAATAATCTCGACTTCAAGAGGGGTGCTATCCCACAGGGAGGCTAAAGAAAAAGGCATTGGAGGCAGACTCTTAGCCTACGTCTATTAA